gcgactaggggcttttcacagtaacttcattgaagcctactcttgacaataagtgattttcatttcatttcatcttaccTCGGGCGGGATTTTAAACTCCTGGCCTCAACTCGGGTTCAATCAGTAGCAGAAGGAGGACTGCCCCAGTGCCCATGTCCTCactgccattcacccccccccccccccccacccccacccaacacacacacacacacacactctcggaaGCCTGGAGTGCATGCACAGGGCatgttcatccccccccccccacttacttgGAGTTGCCAATTGCCtgggcggtggagggggaggcggtggcggGGGTAACAGGGGAGGTCGACAGGAGCAGATCTCATGGCAGCTGCCGGTCGCCGCGTCCAAAGCCGATCTCCCGCCTGATTTCTGGACTTCGCCCTGAGAGAGCTGGCGGAGTAAAACAAACTTGCGTTAAAAACAAAACACACGGTGGGCTTGGTTGGTGTGTGCGCGTGTTCGCGCGGGCGGGTGCGGAAGATAACATACACATGCTTCGCAAAaacccatctccactcacctgaaaGAAGAAGAGGAGCGAGGTGAGGAGATTGCCGCTCACAATCCAGGGGCAGAGAGTAAAGGGCA
This genomic window from Scyliorhinus torazame isolate Kashiwa2021f chromosome 2, sScyTor2.1, whole genome shotgun sequence contains:
- the prima1 gene encoding proline-rich membrane anchor 1 isoform X3, with translation MLAADLPFTLCPWIVSGNLLTSLLFFFQLSQGEVQKSGGRSALDAATGSCHEICSCRPPLLPPPPPPPPPPRQLATPTVKPTEYPPLKPWWTDMVILIAVGCATLVFLVIAVIICYKAIKRVGQLHQNELHLQ